The Dehalobacter sp. DCM sequence CAAGACTTTCTTCATCTTCCCAGGTAATTTCGGGGTCTCTGGCAATTAATTTTTCATCTTTTGTTTGGTCCATATTTACGAGTCCCCCTTAACTGTTCGGAATGCTGCTCCTTTGTTGGCAGATTGTACAAAGCGGACGTAACGCCCGAGATATCCTGTACGGCCGGCGATTTGATTCGTTCTTTCCAAACCTTTCTCCGACGAATAATTCTTTCTTCTCTCTATCTTTTGTTCCTCCGGCAGCAGCCAATCAATCGTTCTATTGGCTAAATCAATACGAATAATGTCGCCATTTTCTATGAAAGCGATTTCGCCACCTAAAGCGGCTTCCGGCGATATATGTCCGATCGATAGACCTCGGCTCCCTCCGGAAAACCGTCCGTCTGTGAGAAGGGCGACAGATGAATCCAGCCCCATACCGGCTAGCATCGCCGTCGGTCCAAGCATTTCTCTCATCCCCGGACCGCCTTTTGGTCCTTCATAACGAATGATACAGACATCGCCGGCTTGAATGACACCACTGCGTATCGCTTCGGCCGCTGCATCCTCCCCGTCATAGACCTTGGCTGCTCCTTCAAAAACGATATTCCGGTCTGCCAAAGCACCTACTTTAATGACAGCTCCTTCCGGGGCGAAATTACCAAATAAGGCACGCAAACCGCCTTCGTGGGAATACGGATCATTAAGCGGTCGGATAACCTGTGAATTCTTAACCTCGGCGTTTTTAAGTCTTTCAGTCATTGAACAGCCGGATACTGTCATTCCGGAGCCGTCAAATAAACCCGCTTCAATGAGGCTCTTAAGCACGGCGCTGATACCGCCCGCCTCATTCAAATCCACTAAATAGTGCCCGCCGACGGCAGGACTCAATTTGCATATTTGAGGTGTCTTATCACTGATCGTATTAATATCCGCCAAGTCAAAGGCAATATCCCCTTCATAAGCAATGGCAGGCAGATGAAGAATGGTATTGGTTGAACAGCCAAGAGCCATATCCGCAGCTATCCCGTTCATAATGGCCGTTTTCGTCACAATATCTCGCGGGCGAATATCGTTTCTTAACAGTTCCATGACCTGGTAACCACTCTCTTTAGCCAGTCTGATTCTATCCGAATAGACAGCCGGGATCGTGCCGTTTCCAGGCAAGGCCATGCCTATAGCTTCTGTCAGGCAATTCATCGAATTGGCCGTAAACATGCCGGCACAGGAACCACATGTCGGGCAAGCTGTTTTCTCCAGTCCCTGCAGCCATTCTTCACCTTCTTGACCACTAACAACCTTACCGACACCTTCATAGACGGTGATAAAATCCACCGTCTTTCCTTCATGACGGCCCGGAAGCATTGGGCCTCCGCTGATGACTATTGACGGGAGGTTCAGCCGCATTGCAGCCATCAGCATACCGGGGACAATTTTGTCACAGCTGGGTATGAATACCAACGCATCCACTGCGTGGGCTCTGGCCATAATTTCAACAGAATCGGTTATCAACTCGCGGCTGGCCAAGGAAAAATGCATGCCGGTATGTCCCATGGCTATGCCGTCACACACCCCAATTGTTGAGAATTCGAGCGGCGTCCCGCCGTTTTCGCGAACTCCCGCTTTTACAGCCTCTGCCAATTGACGGAGATGCATATGACCGGGAACAAATTCATTAAATGAATTAACAACACCGATGATCGGTTTTGTAATCTCGCGATCTGTTAGTCCAAGCGCCCTCAAAAGTGACCGTTGCGGTGCCCTATCAATTCCTGTTTTAATTAAGTCACTGTTCATAAAGAGCATCCTTTCTATTTCAATTATGGTATCATAGTAGTGTCTTATCTAATAAATTATATCACATCTGGTGGTGGTCTGTTAAAAAAACAGGCAACCTCTCATTAACTGTGTTATAACACAACCGATAATTAGTCCTAGTGTATATGATACAGTTTTCCATGTCAATACTTCCCTCGCTAATTTACTTGAAATTATCGAATATTATTGATACAAAATCACCGTACCAATTGAGGTGATTACAGTGTTAAGGTACACTAGTGTACTGTCTCGTAGATATTTGGAATTACTGCGCCGAATAAATTTTCAGCAAACCTAATTGTCAGCGAGACAGTACACGAGGTATTCTTTCTTCTTTTCAGGTAATATAATAGGTAATATAATAGGAAATTTAATGGCTAAATCCAAGTAAATTCTGTGAAACTACCTTGTCAAAATAGGATTGCCTTGGTATAATGTCCACTATATAAATACATATGTGCACCTACAGAGGATTTAATATGAGGAGGTCAGACTATGAGAAAAATTACTATAGGATTGCTTGGGTTTGGTACTGTCGGTTCGGGTACCGCCGCTATTCTTGAAAATAATCGCTATGACATTTCTACACGTTCCAATACGGAAATAGTTATTAAAAAAGCGTTAGTCCGGGATATCCGTAAGCAAAGACCGGGAGCAGAGCATATCACTCTGACCAATGACCCGAATGAGATACTGGAAGACCCGGAAATCGATATTGTTGTTGAGCTTATCGGTGGTATTGAACCCGCTCGCTCTTATATCCTTCAGGCTTTAAATAACGGCAAAAATGTCGTAACGGCAAATAAAGATTTGCTGGCTGAATCCGGTGAAGAGTTGCTGGAAGCAGCAAGAGTGAATGGCCGCGATTTGTATTTCGAGGCCAGTGTCGCCGGCGGGATCCCGATTATTGCCGCACTCCGCCAATCATTAACCGCCAATAAAATCACTTCCCTGGTGGGGATTATCAATGGCACGACTAACTATATCCTATCCGCAATGACCGAACAGGGGCGGGATTTTGCCGATGTATTGAAAGAAGCGCAGGAATTAGGCTATGCTGAAGCAGATCCTGTCTCTGATGTCGAAGGGCTTGATGCCGGTCGAAAACTGGCGATCCTCGCCTCTCTTGCTTTCAACACACGCGTAACGTTTCATGATGTCTATGCCGAGGGAATTTCAAACATATCTTCAGCCGATATCCGGTATGCCGATGAATTAGGCTGTGTGATCAAGCTTTTAGCTATAGGCAAACATCAAGAAAGCGGTGTAGAAGTCCGCGTGCACCCTGCTATTCTTCCTAAGCGCCATCCATTAGCGAATATCAATGGTGTCTATAACGCCATTTATGTCACAGGGGATGCCATCGGCGAAACGATGTTTTATGGGAAAGGTGCAGGCGCCTATCCAACCGGAAGCTCCGTCGTCGCGGATATCATTCAGATCACCCGAAACATGAATGCCGGATCAGAGGGTATCTTGAATTGCAGCTGTTATAATCATTATCCCATTATTGCACGCGATAATTTCACCACCGGCTATTATATCCGCTTAAAAGTGAAAGATGAGCCCAAAGTATTTGCGACTCTCGCTTTATTCTTTGCCGAAGCGGGGATTAGTTTTAACTCGATTATCCAGAAACCAAGACAGGACAAGAGCGCCGAAATCGTCCTGGTGACTCACCCCTGCCGAGAGGGGCAGCTCCAACAAGCCCTGCACTCTGTCAATGCATACGATAAACTGGATAAAGTATATAATGTCCTCCGGTTTGAAACAAATGCAATCTAGTACCTTGTTAACTCTAAAATTATAATATAATGGCGAGCAGATTTTTTGTAAGACAAGGCGGAGGATTGAGTCATACCGAGCGTATGGGGATTGACGACAACGCAGTATTACAAAAAATCTGCCGTCAGGATATATAAGATTTAGGGTTAACATGGTACTAATACGACACATTTTCTAGTTTACTTCCGGCGACGAATGGGTTAGAATTTATTAAGAAATCCTGGCTGGTGCCATGCTTTGGCACCAGCCTTCGATACGCTTAGCGTGAAAAGAAAGCACGATTACTTTCTGGCAAAACAACACAACTTGGCACACCGAATACCATGTCCGTATAGAATCAGCATTCTATATGTTAACCTCATCATGGTAACCTGCCGTAATACTTTGGAGGAAATGATGTTTCACGTAAAAGTACCCGCGACTTCAGCAAATTTAGGTCCTGGCTTTGATTGCATGGGACTGGCATTAACGTTGTACAATAACTTTTATGCAGAAAAGAGCGATAAACTGGAGTTTATCCTCAAAGGGACCTATACCCAAAACATACCCACTGATGAAAGAAATTTATTATGGCGCACCGCATGCCGTCTTTGGAAAAAGATTGATTATACACCTACCCCTTTAAGGATTACGCTTGATAGCTGTGTACCGCCGGCTCGCGGTCTTGGCAGCAGTTCGACTGCTGTCGTCGGCGGTCTGATGATTGCCAATGCGGTTGCCGGTAATCCGCTGGATCGTTTTGAACTGCTCAAACTTGCTTCGGAGATCGAAGGGCATCCGGACAATGTTACGCCGGCTATCTGCGGTGGGATCACGTTGACTGTCATGACAAAAGATGTTCTTATTCCCAGATGCCTGGCAAAAAATCCATTATTCAAGTCAGTTGTTGTCATACCGGATATCCTGGTAGAAACGGAGAAAGCACGGAAGATACTTCCAGCCAGCGTATCCCGTGCCGATGTCATTTATAATGCTTCCCGTGTCGGTCTCTTAGTTGATGCCTTCATTAATGAAGAGTATTCTTTGCTGGCTGTAGCAACTCAAGATAAGATCCACCAGAACCAGCGAGCGTCTCTGATCCCAGGGATGACAGATGCACTAAACTCAGCGGTTGAAGCCGGTGCTTATGGTGCAGCCCTTAGCGGCTCAGGCCCTACCTTGATCGCCTTCTGCCCCGACGGCAATGTAGACACGGTTGCCGAGACAATGAAAGCGGTGTTAAGCAAGCATTCCCTAAGCTCTGTGACAATGGCACTGGACGTAGACTCTGAAGGTGCTGTATTAACCACAACATCGTCATCTTATTAAGAATAGAATAGAATTTTATGACAAGTTAACCTATACTGCATTCCAATGCATAATAAACTTCTTCATCGGGTTATTTAATACGACGAAGAAGTTTATTTCATTTTCATAGTGTATCTTTTTTCAAAAGAATTGGTCTATTAAATAAAAAACCTTCCCAGAAGCCCGGGAAGGTTGCTTATTGCTTTACAGGGATATATTCTTACCAGTTGCTTTTCCGAGACTGGAAGCAATCACGGCAATATACCGGCTTATCGCCTGACGGTTGGAAAGGAACAGTTGTTTCCTGTCCACAAGCGGCACAGACTGCAGGGAACATTTCGCGCTGTTGACGGCCATAACCACTATTGCCTCTGGTTTGAGCTTTTCTTGCAGCACGGCAAGCCGGGCAGCGGCCAGGTTCATTGGTGAAGCCTTTTTCAGCATAGAATTCTTGTTCTGACGCAGAAAAAGTAAACTCGGCTCCACATTCCTTACAGGTTAACACTTTGTCTTCAAACATTAAAAAAAACCTCCTGAATATATTGCCCGTTGCCAGGGAAGTTTCGTGCTTCCTAAGCTTTAGGCTTTCAGAAAGTCGTACGTAAATCCATCCACAATACTAACGAGCATAAGTAATTATAACGCAAATATAAAACCGAGTCAATCTGTTTTAGAAAATTTTGCATTTTGAACGAACACGTTGACTAACTGCATTTTTCGATAACATCATCCAGGATCTGAACAGCCTCTTCATGCGCCAGTCCTTTGACTTCCATCATTTCGCTGATAAAGACTTGACAGGCATTATTCAACATCTTGGTATCATCATTTCCAAGTTTATTAAAGAGTCTTTTCCGGGTCAAATCGCGAATAATTTCCCGTTCCAAGAAAATATCGCCGCTTTTTATTTTCTTCTTATTAAGTTCACTGCAATAGCGTTGGTTCTCAAACATGACCGGATCTGTTTTTTCGGCATAGAAACCGGTTAAAATCGTTTCAATGACTTCAGAGTCAACCAGATACCGGATGCCTAAGGTATCCGCACGATCAACAGGGATAGAAACCTGCATCCTTTCCTTCGGTATACTGATGGTATAGCACAATTTCATATCCCCTAATATTTGATTTTTTACAATATCTTCAATAATACAGGTCCCATACAACGGGTATAGTACTTTATCCCCTTTTATAAACATGTCATTTGCCCCCATTGATCTTTCTGATGTAATTATATCACGAAAAAGGCAAAATAACAAATTAGTTTATCATATACCAAAATTTGTGTCAATTATTAATTACCATACAGATCCTTATACTGATGATAGGCTTTAAGCACATTTGTGGCATAGTCTTCTGTTTCTGGGAAAGGAATATCCTCGATCTGGTAAGCACCCGTAGCTTTCGGGTATTCACTTAACCAACCTTTTACCCTGCCAATCCCGGCATTATACGATGCAAGGGTAAGTACTAAATTACCCGAGAATTCCTTTTCTAACTGAGCGAGGTACCATGTGCCATAGCGTATATTCGTGTCCGGATCGTTTAAATTGATCTGTTCGAAGTTTTCACCCAGTTTTTTCGCTATGTCTTGGGCTGTATTCGGCATCAACTGCATAAGACCTACTGCCCCTTTGGCTGATTTAGACTTGGGGATGAAACGGCTTTCCTCGCGAATAACAGCAATAACCAGTAACGGATCGATATCGTTTTCTGCTGCGTATTTTTCGACCATGCTTTTATATGGGAAAGGATAAAAGATCCTTCCGACTATTTCACTTTTCCAGACGGAAAAGACAAAGAACAATAAAAAAATAATTGTTATTGCCCTAACAATTTTCTTCTTGGAAACAAACAAAACACATCATCCTATTTGATAGAGTATGGATTGACCTTGGCTAGTACCTTGTCAACCTTAAAGCTGTAATATAATGACGAGCAGATTTCTTGTAAGACAAGGCGAAGGATCGATGCATACCGAGCGTATGGAGAGTGAGGACAACGCAGTATTACAAGAAATCTGCCGTCAGGATATATAGATTTAGGGTTGACAAGGTACTCGCATTATAGTGATATATATGCCGACAGCGCAACTAATTATGTGTACTTCCTCCAGAGATCGTCAAGCTGCTTTTCTGTTTCCGCCCAGCTTCCTGAGTTATCGATCACGATATGTGCCATTTCCTTCTTCTGAGCCAGCGGCATTTGAGAATTGATCCGTAACACGGCTTCTTCCCGGGTCATATTGTTTCTTTGCATCAATCGTTTTATTTGAATTTCAGACGGGACATAAACGACCCATACTTCATCAATACGCTTATCAAACCCTTTTTCCAGCAGAAGCGGGATTTCGATGATCATCATTTTATTACCGGCTAATTCTGCTTCTTGGCATTGTTTTAACATCTCATCCATAACGCGTGGGTGAACGAGCGCTTCCAATTCAGCCCGCGCATCCGGGTTATTAAATACAACTTGTCCGAGAGCATAGCGGTCTATTCTTCCATCAGCAATACAATCTGCGCCAAACAACTTGCCTATTTCCGTTACAAGCTTCCCATCTTTGTCCGCATAGAGCTGATGAACCACTTGGTCGGCATCAAAAACCGGAATGCCCTTCTGCGCAAACCATTTGGAGACGCTCGTTTTTCCACTGCCGATACCGCCTGTCAGTCCTATCCTGATCATATTATCTCCTGCTTGTCTTTAAGGATTATTCACACGATACAGAAACCTGTTTTATTCCCTTAGGCTTATGTTTAAAACCCACGCGTATCAATGGCTAATTATGCTTGATAATTTTATTATTATTATACCATGTGAATCCTTAAAAAAGCTTTAATGTACCAATAAGAATCAAAACAAATCCCGGCAGGTATTTTGCTTTGGACAGCAGGTTGGCTGGCAGCTTTCCTGTTAATATTTGCCCTGTAAAGATCATCATGACCTGCAGTAACGCTACGAAAGCAATGGCGTATAAAGATATACCTGCCATCGACGCCGCCATCCCGGATACAAAGGCATCTAAAGCCAAGGCTACGCCAAGCAGAATACTTTCGTTGATGGTGATAATTCCTGAACCGTCAATATCAGCTGCATCGGGTGTTTGCAACACCTGGATGATAAGTCCGAAAAAATGGATACTGACTATTGTTTTATAGGGGTTACATGCCTTGGATTCCTCATTGGTCTCTGCTTGCAACGGGATGTTTTCTACCGCATACACACCAGCGCTCATGGCAGGTGCGGATTTCATCAGTGCCTCACTGCTCCGAACAGCCTGGACCAGTTGGTAAATACCAATGGCAATCAAGACAACAGCCCCTAGAACCCCCGGTTGGATCACCTTGAAATACGGTGTAATCAAATTACCGAACAACATTGATATTCCCATGGCTAGTGCTGTACACGAACCAATGATCACCAGAGAACTCAGAGGAATTCGGATCCTTTTTAAGCCATAAGCCATCCCCACACCGAAACCGTCCAAACTCAAAGCCAACGCAATGACCAACGCCATACCCATATTCTTTTACCCCTTAAGTATTACTTCGGGATAATATATGGTCAATCTCTGGGTTTGGTGAGTTGTTCCATTTATTCCTGGTAAGCCATCCATTCTTCCATTAACGCGTCAAGTTCTAGCCGTGCTGATTCATATTCTTGATGCAGACATAGTGTTAATTCATAATCCGACGCAGCCGCATGGAGCTTGCTCTCCAATTCTTTAAGGACAATCTCCGTTTCATCAATTCTTTCTTCAATTTGTTTGATTTTCTTCTCCATCCGTTTAGCCTGTTTAGATTCTTCGCGAAAAATCCTGGCGTCGTGGTTTTCTTTAGGATCAGATGCGTTCTTCTTTGAATCGGAGAGGTTACCTATTCCCGGTGCTTTATTCGCATTCTCTCTTTCAATCATTTCGCGGTAATAGGTATAATCTCCCTCATAAATTCTTAACCCTTCCCGGGTTAGGCAGGCTATCTTATTGGCGATCCGGTCCAGAAAGTAACGATCATGAGATACTGTCAGAATCGTGCCATTATACTCCCGGAGAACTTCTTCAAGCACTTCCCGTGTTTCCATATCCAAATGGTTGGTGGGTTCATCTAATAGAAGCAAATTACCTTGGTTTAGGAATAGTTTGCATAAAGCCAGTCTGCTTTTTTCACCGCCGCTCAGCCCGCTGACGGGTTTAAAAACATCTTCGCTCCGGAAACCAAAACGCGCCAGGATACTGCGGATTTCCGGATCGTCCAGCTGGCATGCATAGCGAATCTCATCAATGACAGACTCTCTTTGTCCAACATCCTCATGCTCCTGGGAATAATAGCTGACCGATACATTGGCACCGATCTTAAGTGTCCCACTGTACGGAATTTGGCCCATTATGGTTTTTAAAAGGGTCGTTTTCCCTGCACCGTTTCTTCCGAGCACAGCCACCTTATCTCCACGCCGCAGTTCAAGGTTGACATGTTCAAAAACAGGCTTCTGCGTATATTTAACGGCTAAGTCATCTACGGTTAATACGACATTGCCCGAACGTTCTTTCGTGTGAAAATTTATAGTCAATGTCTTCGTTGTCTTTGGTGCGGTCACTGGTGTAATCCGCTTAAGCATTGACTCTCTGCCGCGAGCCTGCTTTGCTTTGATACCAGCGCCATGACGCAGGATATAGGCTTCCAAGTCAGCTATCTTTTTATTGACACGTTCTGCTTCTCTGGTCAATGTAATTTTTTCCACCTGACGCTGCAGCTCGAATTCCGAATAATTGCCTTCATAGGATTTCAAATTCCCTTCTTCGATTAGGAAAATCCGGTCGACTATCTTATCGATGAAATAGCGGTCATGGGAAACGATAAGAACGGCACCGGCATA is a genomic window containing:
- the ilvD gene encoding dihydroxy-acid dehydratase, coding for MNSDLIKTGIDRAPQRSLLRALGLTDREITKPIIGVVNSFNEFVPGHMHLRQLAEAVKAGVRENGGTPLEFSTIGVCDGIAMGHTGMHFSLASRELITDSVEIMARAHAVDALVFIPSCDKIVPGMLMAAMRLNLPSIVISGGPMLPGRHEGKTVDFITVYEGVGKVVSGQEGEEWLQGLEKTACPTCGSCAGMFTANSMNCLTEAIGMALPGNGTIPAVYSDRIRLAKESGYQVMELLRNDIRPRDIVTKTAIMNGIAADMALGCSTNTILHLPAIAYEGDIAFDLADINTISDKTPQICKLSPAVGGHYLVDLNEAGGISAVLKSLIEAGLFDGSGMTVSGCSMTERLKNAEVKNSQVIRPLNDPYSHEGGLRALFGNFAPEGAVIKVGALADRNIVFEGAAKVYDGEDAAAEAIRSGVIQAGDVCIIRYEGPKGGPGMREMLGPTAMLAGMGLDSSVALLTDGRFSGGSRGLSIGHISPEAALGGEIAFIENGDIIRIDLANRTIDWLLPEEQKIERRKNYSSEKGLERTNQIAGRTGYLGRYVRFVQSANKGAAFRTVKGDS
- a CDS encoding homoserine dehydrogenase; the encoded protein is MRKITIGLLGFGTVGSGTAAILENNRYDISTRSNTEIVIKKALVRDIRKQRPGAEHITLTNDPNEILEDPEIDIVVELIGGIEPARSYILQALNNGKNVVTANKDLLAESGEELLEAARVNGRDLYFEASVAGGIPIIAALRQSLTANKITSLVGIINGTTNYILSAMTEQGRDFADVLKEAQELGYAEADPVSDVEGLDAGRKLAILASLAFNTRVTFHDVYAEGISNISSADIRYADELGCVIKLLAIGKHQESGVEVRVHPAILPKRHPLANINGVYNAIYVTGDAIGETMFYGKGAGAYPTGSSVVADIIQITRNMNAGSEGILNCSCYNHYPIIARDNFTTGYYIRLKVKDEPKVFATLALFFAEAGISFNSIIQKPRQDKSAEIVLVTHPCREGQLQQALHSVNAYDKLDKVYNVLRFETNAI
- the thrB gene encoding homoserine kinase; this encodes MFHVKVPATSANLGPGFDCMGLALTLYNNFYAEKSDKLEFILKGTYTQNIPTDERNLLWRTACRLWKKIDYTPTPLRITLDSCVPPARGLGSSSTAVVGGLMIANAVAGNPLDRFELLKLASEIEGHPDNVTPAICGGITLTVMTKDVLIPRCLAKNPLFKSVVVIPDILVETEKARKILPASVSRADVIYNASRVGLLVDAFINEEYSLLAVATQDKIHQNQRASLIPGMTDALNSAVEAGAYGAALSGSGPTLIAFCPDGNVDTVAETMKAVLSKHSLSSVTMALDVDSEGAVLTTTSSSY
- a CDS encoding zinc-ribbon domain containing protein, which codes for MFEDKVLTCKECGAEFTFSASEQEFYAEKGFTNEPGRCPACRAARKAQTRGNSGYGRQQREMFPAVCAACGQETTVPFQPSGDKPVYCRDCFQSRKSNW
- a CDS encoding CarD family transcriptional regulator, whose product is MFIKGDKVLYPLYGTCIIEDIVKNQILGDMKLCYTISIPKERMQVSIPVDRADTLGIRYLVDSEVIETILTGFYAEKTDPVMFENQRYCSELNKKKIKSGDIFLEREIIRDLTRKRLFNKLGNDDTKMLNNACQVFISEMMEVKGLAHEEAVQILDDVIEKCS
- a CDS encoding lytic transglycosylase domain-containing protein — protein: MVEKYAAENDIDPLLVIAVIREESRFIPKSKSAKGAVGLMQLMPNTAQDIAKKLGENFEQINLNDPDTNIRYGTWYLAQLEKEFSGNLVLTLASYNAGIGRVKGWLSEYPKATGAYQIEDIPFPETEDYATNVLKAYHQYKDLYGN
- the coaE gene encoding dephospho-CoA kinase (Dephospho-CoA kinase (CoaE) performs the final step in coenzyme A biosynthesis.), giving the protein MIRIGLTGGIGSGKTSVSKWFAQKGIPVFDADQVVHQLYADKDGKLVTEIGKLFGADCIADGRIDRYALGQVVFNNPDARAELEALVHPRVMDEMLKQCQEAELAGNKMMIIEIPLLLEKGFDKRIDEVWVVYVPSEIQIKRLMQRNNMTREEAVLRINSQMPLAQKKEMAHIVIDNSGSWAETEKQLDDLWRKYT
- a CDS encoding manganese efflux pump, which codes for MGMALVIALALSLDGFGVGMAYGLKRIRIPLSSLVIIGSCTALAMGISMLFGNLITPYFKVIQPGVLGAVVLIAIGIYQLVQAVRSSEALMKSAPAMSAGVYAVENIPLQAETNEESKACNPYKTIVSIHFFGLIIQVLQTPDAADIDGSGIITINESILLGVALALDAFVSGMAASMAGISLYAIAFVALLQVMMIFTGQILTGKLPANLLSKAKYLPGFVLILIGTLKLF
- a CDS encoding ABC-F family ATP-binding cassette domain-containing protein, which encodes MDIEVAGSPLLKDISFRLEKGMKAGLVGANGAGKTTLLRALLGEIGKEKGDIHWEGTVGYLPQTPEAFAEEGTVFDLMLMERQDILEMRNNLRYLEISMANNAEEKILHQYGRLTERYEREGGYALEARVRKILFGLGLEEQQNKSAAHLSGGQKTRLALGKLLLRDPDTLIMDEPTNHLDIEALEWLEGYLTEYAGAVLIVSHDRYFIDKIVDRIFLIEEGNLKSYEGNYSEFELQRQVEKITLTREAERVNKKIADLEAYILRHGAGIKAKQARGRESMLKRITPVTAPKTTKTLTINFHTKERSGNVVLTVDDLAVKYTQKPVFEHVNLELRRGDKVAVLGRNGAGKTTLLKTIMGQIPYSGTLKIGANVSVSYYSQEHEDVGQRESVIDEIRYACQLDDPEIRSILARFGFRSEDVFKPVSGLSGGEKSRLALCKLFLNQGNLLLLDEPTNHLDMETREVLEEVLREYNGTILTVSHDRYFLDRIANKIACLTREGLRIYEGDYTYYREMIERENANKAPGIGNLSDSKKNASDPKENHDARIFREESKQAKRMEKKIKQIEERIDETEIVLKELESKLHAAASDYELTLCLHQEYESARLELDALMEEWMAYQE